The following are from one region of the Cetobacterium somerae genome:
- a CDS encoding dihydroxyacetone kinase subunit L → MVITKERWISIFQNISELMIENKDILSEIDSKFGDGDHGITIERIGAVLGDKAKEWKDKNQSLKMFFQEIGDTVTNINGGSAGPLYGTYLSGLGEELDEDIIEVDGKTLKKILDSGLTELQYLTTAKVGDKTMMDTLIPATEAALNASDDIIDIITKAKDAALEGAEKSKDFVSKFGRAKSYKEQTIGTPDAGATSCTYIFLGLYEGCK, encoded by the coding sequence ATGGTTATAACAAAAGAGAGATGGATATCTATTTTTCAAAATATTTCAGAACTTATGATAGAGAATAAAGATATTTTATCAGAGATTGATTCTAAATTTGGAGATGGAGATCACGGGATTACAATTGAAAGAATTGGAGCTGTTTTAGGTGACAAGGCTAAAGAGTGGAAAGATAAAAATCAATCTTTAAAAATGTTTTTTCAAGAGATTGGAGATACTGTTACAAATATAAATGGAGGGTCTGCTGGACCACTTTATGGAACATATTTAAGTGGATTAGGTGAAGAATTAGATGAGGATATTATTGAAGTTGATGGAAAAACATTAAAAAAAATACTAGACTCTGGATTAACAGAGTTACAATATTTAACAACAGCTAAAGTTGGAGATAAAACCATGATGGATACACTTATACCAGCTACAGAAGCAGCATTAAATGCAAGTGATGATATAATTGATATAATAACAAAAGCTAAAGATGCTGCTCTTGAAGGAGCTGAAAAAAGTAAAGATTTTGTGAGTAAGTTTGGAAGAGCTAAAAGTTACAAAGAGCAAACAATAGGAACACCTGATGCAGGAGCAACAAGTTGTACATATATATTTTTAGGTTTATATGAAGGTTGTAAATAG
- a CDS encoding sugar-binding transcriptional regulator: MSTDNEKIQRLISIAKLYYLENMTQSEIAKIVGVSRPLISKFLTEARELGLVKIEINDILKDNVQESRSEELCKKYSLKDVYIVPSSSNKNLNDQIFMDYSLEYIFNQYKNSQILGIGWGNTIGGILERIDSKDRYIFSGTVVPLIGNAPVSHRNYHTNELIRMLSEKTNLISKYLYLPFLCSSNIEKEMFLKTENLREVSYYWNKIDCSIVQIRNFPSAPDLATEARFGKVLQDKKAVGMFLSYYFDINGNILKGENDFSIQIPLESLKSNKKVIGIINKRVHPSAVMGALKTSFFTHIIIDSDVANLI, translated from the coding sequence ATGAGCACAGATAATGAAAAAATTCAAAGATTAATATCTATTGCTAAGTTGTATTATTTAGAAAATATGACTCAAAGTGAAATCGCAAAAATAGTAGGAGTTTCTCGTCCTTTAATTAGTAAATTTTTAACAGAGGCTAGAGAGTTAGGATTAGTAAAAATAGAGATAAATGATATTTTAAAAGATAATGTTCAAGAGAGTAGATCAGAAGAATTATGTAAAAAGTATAGCTTAAAAGATGTATATATAGTTCCATCAAGTAGCAATAAAAATTTAAATGATCAGATATTTATGGATTACTCTTTAGAATATATTTTTAATCAATATAAAAATAGTCAAATACTAGGTATTGGATGGGGAAATACAATAGGTGGGATTTTAGAAAGAATAGATAGTAAAGATCGATATATTTTTTCTGGAACTGTTGTGCCATTAATAGGAAATGCACCAGTTTCTCATAGAAATTATCATACAAATGAACTTATAAGAATGCTTTCAGAAAAAACTAATTTAATTTCAAAATATTTATATTTACCATTTTTATGTTCATCGAATATTGAAAAAGAGATGTTTTTAAAAACGGAAAATTTAAGAGAGGTTTCATATTATTGGAATAAAATAGATTGCTCAATAGTACAGATAAGAAATTTTCCATCAGCACCAGATTTAGCCACAGAAGCAAGATTTGGAAAAGTCTTGCAAGATAAGAAGGCTGTTGGAATGTTTTTAAGTTATTACTTTGATATTAATGGAAATATTTTAAAAGGAGAAAATGATTTTTCTATTCAAATTCCATTAGAAAGTTTAAAAAGTAATAAAAAAGTAATTGGTATAATAAATAAAAGAGTTCATCCATCAGCAGTTATGGGAGCTTTAAAAACAAGTTTTTTTACTCATATAATTATTGATAGTGATGTAGCTAATCTAATTTAA